GTGGACGCCCGGATATCCATGGTCGTCGGATTCGCCCTGGCGGCCTGGGCGATCCAGCTCGGCGTCCGGGTCACAGACGAATGGGGGTTCCGTGAGTTTTTCGTGCTGCAGGCGGTGCGCGGGTTCGGCACCATGATCGCGATGATCGCCTCGCAGCAGATGGCCGTCTCCACCCTGCCGGTCAGCGCCATGAAGGACGCCTCGGGCCTCATCAACCTGGTGCGCAACGTGGCCGGCGCGATCGGCCTGGCGCTCCTGTCGACCATCCTCACCCACCAGGCGGCGGTGCACTACGCCGACCTGGCCTCGGCGGTCAGCATCGCCAACCCCCAGAGCACGGCCATGTTCGACGGCCTCGTCCAGATGATGACCGCCGGCGGCATGGCCGATCCCGAGGGCGGGGCGCGCAAGGCCTTCAGCATGATGATGCACCGGCAGGCCTCGACCCTCAGCTTCGGCGACGCCTTCGGCGTGCTGGCGATGGGCTGCTGGGTCGCCGCAGCCCTGGCGTTCTTCGCCCGGCCCGGGCGGCCGGGCGCGGCCCCGGCCAACACGGAGGCGCACTGATGGCGCGCGTCACGGGCCAGATCGACGTCGCGAAGAGCGAGGCCATCCTGGATGCAGCCCTCGACGTCTTCGTCGAGCGGGGCGTCTCGGCGGCGATGGAGGAGATCGCTCGCCGGGCGGGCGTGTCGAAGCAGACGATCTACAACCACTATGGCAGCAAGGCCGAGCTGGTGCAGGCGCTGACCGCCCGGCGGGTGCACGAGATGGTCGCCCCGCTGGAGACCGAGGAGGGAGTGGCCGATCCGCAGCAGGCCCTGGCCGGCTTCGCCCGGGTGCTGCTGGGCAAGGTGCTGAACGAGCGCTCCCGCGCCTTCCTACGGGTGGCGATGATGGGAGCCATCGAGGCGCCCGAGCTGGGCCGCGCCGTCTGGGAGGCGGGCCCGCGGACCAGCCGCCGCCGGCTGGCCGAGTTCCTCGACATGGAGACGAGGGCCGGCCGGATCGCCTGCCCCGATCCCCAGGAGGCGGCCGAATTCTTCGCCGGGATGGTGATCGGCTCGTACCAGACCGCCGCCCTGCTGGGCGTGGAACGGCCGCTGACCGAGGCGCTGGTGGACCGGGTGGCGACCGAGGCCGCCGCC
The Phenylobacterium zucineum HLK1 genome window above contains:
- a CDS encoding TetR/AcrR family transcriptional regulator; translation: MARVTGQIDVAKSEAILDAALDVFVERGVSAAMEEIARRAGVSKQTIYNHYGSKAELVQALTARRVHEMVAPLETEEGVADPQQALAGFARVLLGKVLNERSRAFLRVAMMGAIEAPELGRAVWEAGPRTSRRRLAEFLDMETRAGRIACPDPQEAAEFFAGMVIGSYQTAALLGVERPLTEALVDRVATEAAARFMKAYAA